The stretch of DNA AAGCTCTAGGCGGTAATCAACGCCGGTAAAACCATGCCGGCGCAGCACCTCTTCAACCACGCTAACCACGCTTTGGTTTTGGTAAATCGCGCTGTAATGGTCGTTTGCAAACAGTGCCAGCCGTGGCTGCAAGACTACCCGATAATGGGCTTCGTCTTTATTAACCGATAACTGACTAAACTCGGTAACAACGCCATATAAGGTGCGGTTTGTTGCCGGTTTATCAAGGGAGCTGATTTGCGTAACTTGCGGGGTAAAATTGGGGGCTAAAAAAGCCAGTGACGCAGATTGGCTGAGCGCCGAGCTAATACGAATTTGTTTATCACGGCTGGTGAAGGTGATGGCATAATGCCATGGCTGATTAAGCTGCTCATGACCTTGGATTGATAACACGGATATCGGTGATAGCATATCGGTAATACTTAAGCTATAACGATTATTACGTCCGCCGATTAACTCACTGGCGAATGTATTTAAGGCATGACTCAGCTCTGTGGCCATGGAATACTCCCTTCATCCAGATAACATCTTATGTTATTTATTTTAAGATTATTTATTTTTATTTGGTGCATTTTAACACGATAATTTTTTTTGACTATTACCTAATTTGCTAAGTTGCTAACGTTAATCGCGTTTTTGTTCAAAAAAAAGCCGACGGTTAAGTCGGCTTTTTAAGGTAGATGACGTTAATTAATTACTTTTTTTTTGCTTTAGCATTTGGTAAATCAGTAATTGAACCTTCAAATACTTCAGCGGCAAGCCCAATTGACTCATAAAGTGTTGGATGCGCGTGAATGGTTAATGCCATATCTTCAGCATCACAGCCCATTTCAACAGCTAAACCAATTTCACCAAGTAGTTCACCGCCATTAACACCAACAACGGCGCCACCAAGTAGACGGTTGGTTACTTTGTCAAAAATTAATTTGGTCATACCATCAGAACAATCTGACGCGATAGCGCGCCCTGATGCCGCCCACGGGAACATCGCAACTTCGTAGTTGATTCCTTTAGCTTTGGCTTCTTTTTCAGTTAAGCCAACCCAGGCAACTTCTGGCTCAGTATAAGCAATCGATGGGATTGTTTTTGGATCAAAGAAGTGGTTCTTACCGGCAATAACTTCTGCCGCAACATGACCTTCATGTACACCTTTGTGCGCAAGCATTGGCTGCCCAACAATATCACCAATTGCATAAATATGCGGTACGTTTGTATGCATTTGTTTATCAACTTCGATAAAACCACGATCAGTCACCGTGATCCCCGCTTTTTCTGCATCAATTAATTTTCCGTTTGGTGTACGACCAATGGCAACTAATACGGCGTCATAAGGATGGGTTTCAACGCTACCATCTTTTTTCTCCATTGAGACGTAAATGGCATCCTCTTTCGCTTCAACCTTAGTCACTTTAGTTTCAAGCATTAAAGTGAATTTTTTCTCGATCTGTTTGGTAAAGACTTTGATAATATCTTTATCTGCAGCAGGAATAACTTGATCAAGCATCTCAACAACGTGGACTTCAGAGCCAAGTGTATGGTAAACCGTACCCATTTCTAACCCAATAATACCACCGCCCATTAATAGTAAGCGTTTTGGAATTGTCGTTAATTTTAGTGCATCAGTTGAATTCCAAATACGAGGATCTTCATGTGGAATAAAAGGCAATTCAATTGGTCTTGAACCCGCTGCGATAATTGCATTATCGAAATTTACCGTGGTTATTCCCTCAGCCGTTTTAACATCCATACTGTGACTACCCGTGAATTTTGCTTCACCTTGTACCACATTAACTTTACGCATTTTTGCCATACCAGCAAGTCCGCCTGTTAATTGGGTGATCACTTTTTCTTTCCAGCCACGAACTTTATCTAAATCAAGTTTTGGTGTACCAAACTCGATGCCGTGCGAAGTTAATGATTTAGCTTCATCAATG from Orbaceae bacterium lpD04 encodes:
- the lpdA gene encoding dihydrolipoyl dehydrogenase, coding for MTKQVKTQVLVLGAGPAGYSAAFRAADLGLDVTLVERHATLGGVCLNVGCIPSKALLHVAKVIDEAKSLTSHGIEFGTPKLDLDKVRGWKEKVITQLTGGLAGMAKMRKVNVVQGEAKFTGSHSMDVKTAEGITTVNFDNAIIAAGSRPIELPFIPHEDPRIWNSTDALKLTTIPKRLLLMGGGIIGLEMGTVYHTLGSEVHVVEMLDQVIPAADKDIIKVFTKQIEKKFTLMLETKVTKVEAKEDAIYVSMEKKDGSVETHPYDAVLVAIGRTPNGKLIDAEKAGITVTDRGFIEVDKQMHTNVPHIYAIGDIVGQPMLAHKGVHEGHVAAEVIAGKNHFFDPKTIPSIAYTEPEVAWVGLTEKEAKAKGINYEVAMFPWAASGRAIASDCSDGMTKLIFDKVTNRLLGGAVVGVNGGELLGEIGLAVEMGCDAEDMALTIHAHPTLYESIGLAAEVFEGSITDLPNAKAKKK